TGGTGACCACTTTATCACCAAACCGATTCGTCCACAGATACTGATGGGCATGATCGCGGAACTAATTCGATGACCATGATGTTCATGTCCTACGCACCCGCAGCACCTTTACTTCTCGTAGCCGAATCCACCGCCGAACACCGCCAGCTTGCAGAATTCCTGAGTGATGCCGGTTGTTCGCTCACCTGGGTGCATCGCAGTTCCGATGCCCTTCCCGTACTGGCTAACCTGGATACCGGCGCTGTCATCCTTGACTCCGGAAACAATCTTCTGGCAAGCCTGGAACTATGCTTTTCCATCAAATCGGCTCATCATCACCGCAATCTTCGTGTCATCATCCTGGGTCATACCAATGAAAGCCGGGAAGAGATCGCGGCCTTTGATGCAGGGGCCGACGACTTTATCCGCAGGCCGCTGGAGCCGGAGATCGTATTCAAACGGCTGCGTGCCCGACTTGACTATCCGGCAAACGGACGGGCGCAGTTTGCCAATAGCAAAGACAATCTGATCATTGACCGTGAGGCGTATGCCGTGTATCTCAACCAGCAACCTGTACCGGTTTCGCGTAAGGAATTCGAGCTGTTGCACCTGATGGCGGCACAACCGGGTAAAGTATTTACCCGGGAAGAGATCTTCGAAAAGGTCTGGAAGCGCAAGCCTTCCCAAAATGACCGGACCATTGATGTCCACATTCTCCGTTTACGCAGAAAACTGGGATCTGATTTCATTACCACCCAGAAGGGAATCGGCTACCGTTTCATGCAAGCCTGAGGGTGGTGAATCGGCGTTGTTCACACGACGTTCACGATTTCATAAACAAGGATTCAGACAGCATTAACGACCGGGTAAACCGGTCGTTCTTTTTTTGCAGTCAAGAACCAATCAAAAACCAAGACATGAAACAACTCTACATTCTCGCGGCTCTTCTCCTGGGACTCAACCTGGGCGTACGTGCACAAAGTGTGATCACCGTGAGCGGCGACATCAGCGCCAACACGACCTGGACGAGCAACAACATCTACCTGCTCAGCGGATTCGTCTATGTAACGAACAACGCGGAACTGACGATCGAACCGGGTACCGTCATCAAGGGCGATAAAGCCACCAAAGGAAGTCTCATCATTACCCGCGGCTCGAAGATCTGGGCCGACGGCACCTCATCCGCACCGATCGTTTTCACGTCCAACGAGCCGGTCGGCACCCGCACCTATGGTGATTGGGGCGGACTGATCATCCTTGGGAAAGCGTCTATCAATGATCCTGCCGGCGAGAAAGTCATCGAAGGCGGTGTGGATCCCGTCAAAGGACTCTATGGCGGAACAGATGACGCCGATAATTCTGGAACCCTGCGATATGTCCGGATTGAATTTCCGGGAATCGCCTTTCAGCCGAACAACGAGATCAACGGACTTACACTCGGAGGCGTTGGCAACGGAACTACCATCGATTATGTCATGGTCAGCTTCTCCGGCGACGATGCATTCGAATGCTTTGGTGGTACGGTGAACGCGAAGCACCTGATCTCCTACCGTACACTGGATGATGATTTCGACACGGACTTCGGCTTCCGTGGAAAGATGCAATTCCTGGTAGCCTTGCGTGACAGCAATGTAGCGGACGTTTCCGGTTCGAACGGCTTCGAGTCCGACAATGATGCGACGGGGTCCACCAACAACCCGCTGACGCAGCCCATCTATTCCAATGTAACGATCATCGGACCGATGACTACGGCTTCCACGCAAATCAACAGCAACTTCAAACGCGGCTCCCACCTTCGCCGTTCCTGCAAGACGAGCATCTTCAACAGCGCCATCGCGGGTTTCCCGACGGGGCTCCTGGTTGACGGTGCCAACTGCGAAGCCAACGCTACCAATAATGAGCTCCAATACCAACATAACGTACTGGCCGGTTGTGCAACGCCGCTTGCCGTCGCCAGTGGTTCTTCCTGGGACATCAGTGCCTGGTTCACTACTCCCGCATATGGTAATGAACAACTCACCAACAGTTCCGACCTGCAATTGATGGATCCGAACAACTATGCCAATCCCGACTTCATGCCTTCTGCCGGCTCTCCCCTGCTTTCGGGAGCGGACTTCTCCTCGAACTACCTGAACGATCCGTTCTTCGAGAGTGTCAGCTACCGGGGCGCGTTTGGAAACAGCGATTGGACAAACGGTTGGGCCAACTACGACTGCGAGAATACCAACTACACGGTTGGAATCAGCGAGATCAACTCGATTCGCTCCATCTCCGCCTACCCGAATCCGGCTCATCGCTTTGCAGTCGTTTCCTTTTCACTCGAGCAGGCTTCCGATCTTTCGGTATCCGTTATCGATCTGGAAGGCCGTGAGGTAATTTCCCTGCAACCGGAACGCTATTTAGCAGGAGAACATCGCATCGAATTGAACGTGGAAGCGCTTGCCCGGGGCATCTACACCCTCGTCATGCGCAACGAATCAGCGATCACGACGCTGCGCCTTGCGGTCAATTGATCCGCACATAAAGGCAAAACAGACAGGCCGGCCCATCAGCCGGCCTGTCTGTTTATATGGTGTTTACGATACGTTCACAAATCCTTGCATGCTTCATGTTGCATTAACATAGGCTTAAACAGGTCGTAAGGTTTCCGTTACACTGCCATTGTACGTTTACAACCGATAGCAAAGCACATGAAACACCTCTATTGCCTCCTACTATTGACATTCGGCCTGAATCTGCTCGCACTCGGCAACGACGATGGTTTGAGTGGACGTGTGACCGGTGTCGTGATTGACAAAGCGAACGGAGAAACGCTGATCGGTGTCCCGGTCATGATCGAAGGCACGACGCTGGGCGCTGTTACGGACCTGGACGGACGTTACCTGATCACCAACATTCCCAATGGCACCTATAACATCGTGTTTCGCTATATCGGCTATACCACGAAGATCATCCGTAACGTAGCGGTCCAGGAGGGATCTCCGGTAAATCTTGACGTCAGCCTGGAGAACTCCAGCCAACAGCTCAACGAAGTGGTCGTCACGGCTGATATGAAACGGGAAAGCGTGGGATCGATCATCCTGATGCAGAAGAAGAGCGCGACGGTGCAGGACGGCATATCCGCAGAAACCATCCGGAAAACACCGGATAAGAATACCGGCGAAGTCGTTCGTCGCATCAGTGGCGCCAGCATCCAGGAAGGCCGTTTCGTGATCATCCGCGGATTGAATGAGCGTTACAATGGGGCCTTGTTGAACGTTGTGCCACTGGCAAGTTCCGAGCCTGACCGGAAGGCATTCTCGTTCGATCTTTTCCCGGCCAACATGCTGGATAATCTCATTATCGTCAAAACAGCATCGCCGGAACTTCCGGGTGAATTCTCCGGCGGTCTCTTACAACTCAATACCCGCGATATTCCGGATCAGAATTTCTTCAGCTTCTCCGCGGGCACCGGCCTGAACACGATCTCGACGTTCAAGAAGTATCGTTCGTATCAAGGCGGCAAAACCGACTGGTTGGGCTTTGATGACGGCACTCGCGCGTTGCCTTCGGAATTTCCCCAGGCCGAAACGCTACAGCGCGCCTCCCAGGCCGACAAAATCAAGTACAGTAAACTCCTGCCCAACGATTGGGCGACCGAGGAAAAAGCTTCCACTCCGCTTACCCAGACCTATCAGGCATCCATCGGGCGTACCGGGAAACTTCTTCGGAACGACTTTGGTCTCATCGCTTCCATCAGCTACAGCAACGGCCGGAGAACACAGGAATTCGAGCGTGCTGACTACGATTTCGATGGTTCGCAGAATTTCGATTTCCAGGATCAGCAATACCGGGAGAATGTTTTCTGGGGCGCCTTGCTGAATGCCTCGTATAAGATCGGCGATCGTCATAAGATCAGCTTCAAGAATCTCTACTCCGACAACGCGGAAGACATGACCATCCAGCGTGAAGGAATCGATATCGAGAACCAACAATACATCAACGCGTTCGCGCTTCGGTATTCATCGACACGCTTCCTGAATTCGATCCTGTCCGGTGAACATGCGCTCTCCGCAGGTGGAACCCGACTGAAGTGGAACGGCAGCTATACCGAGATACGACAGGACGTTC
This genomic stretch from Bacteroidota bacterium harbors:
- a CDS encoding response regulator transcription factor, with the protein product MSYAPAAPLLLVAESTAEHRQLAEFLSDAGCSLTWVHRSSDALPVLANLDTGAVILDSGNNLLASLELCFSIKSAHHHRNLRVIILGHTNESREEIAAFDAGADDFIRRPLEPEIVFKRLRARLDYPANGRAQFANSKDNLIIDREAYAVYLNQQPVPVSRKEFELLHLMAAQPGKVFTREEIFEKVWKRKPSQNDRTIDVHILRLRRKLGSDFITTQKGIGYRFMQA
- a CDS encoding T9SS type A sorting domain-containing protein; translation: MKQLYILAALLLGLNLGVRAQSVITVSGDISANTTWTSNNIYLLSGFVYVTNNAELTIEPGTVIKGDKATKGSLIITRGSKIWADGTSSAPIVFTSNEPVGTRTYGDWGGLIILGKASINDPAGEKVIEGGVDPVKGLYGGTDDADNSGTLRYVRIEFPGIAFQPNNEINGLTLGGVGNGTTIDYVMVSFSGDDAFECFGGTVNAKHLISYRTLDDDFDTDFGFRGKMQFLVALRDSNVADVSGSNGFESDNDATGSTNNPLTQPIYSNVTIIGPMTTASTQINSNFKRGSHLRRSCKTSIFNSAIAGFPTGLLVDGANCEANATNNELQYQHNVLAGCATPLAVASGSSWDISAWFTTPAYGNEQLTNSSDLQLMDPNNYANPDFMPSAGSPLLSGADFSSNYLNDPFFESVSYRGAFGNSDWTNGWANYDCENTNYTVGISEINSIRSISAYPNPAHRFAVVSFSLEQASDLSVSVIDLEGREVISLQPERYLAGEHRIELNVEALARGIYTLVMRNESAITTLRLAVN
- a CDS encoding TonB-dependent receptor; this encodes MKHLYCLLLLTFGLNLLALGNDDGLSGRVTGVVIDKANGETLIGVPVMIEGTTLGAVTDLDGRYLITNIPNGTYNIVFRYIGYTTKIIRNVAVQEGSPVNLDVSLENSSQQLNEVVVTADMKRESVGSIILMQKKSATVQDGISAETIRKTPDKNTGEVVRRISGASIQEGRFVIIRGLNERYNGALLNVVPLASSEPDRKAFSFDLFPANMLDNLIIVKTASPELPGEFSGGLLQLNTRDIPDQNFFSFSAGTGLNTISTFKKYRSYQGGKTDWLGFDDGTRALPSEFPQAETLQRASQADKIKYSKLLPNDWATEEKASTPLTQTYQASIGRTGKLLRNDFGLIASISYSNGRRTQEFERADYDFDGSQNFDFQDQQYRENVFWGALLNASYKIGDRHKISFKNLYSDNAEDMTIQREGIDIENQQYINAFALRYSSTRFLNSILSGEHALSAGGTRLKWNGSYTEIRQDVPDLRRMYYYRNLDPSLEDTTLYAYVPFGTASPNYAGKFYSDLGEKVYNGDFSLQTPLKFLGENQTVKFGFFEQYKSRSFDARVLGYVITNAGQFNWNLLQSPIETLFNPENMGPRGFRIDEITNPSDAYTASTNLHAGFIQFDNLVHKNIRLVWGVRVENFIQKLNSFGYSNDTIRVRENYTDLLPSINVSWSLSEKTNLRIAASQTVARPEFRELAPFSFYDFSTASTIQGNDTLVRTRIKNFDLRYEYYPAPGEILSASVFYKDFTNPIEPVVESSGAGSRRVSFWNAGSAYAYGLELEWRKKLEFVDGLLSWNQWENFSLYGNVSLIRSRVDVSNDPRATGPRPLQGQSPYVLNGGLQYQNPRSGLGVNVVYNRIGRRIFQVGNQGYLSIEETPRDLIDLQISKRVFTKGEVRLTIGDLLNQAGHFYQDQNKNGRYAADIDTGISSVRFGTNINLTLSYKL